ATTTATCATTCCATCAAGGCTAAAATTTAAATTAGCTGCGATATTTAATGTACGTCCAAATCCATCGCTTAGGCTATTGCCTTTATTTGTCCAAGTTGCACTTGAGCTCGGATTGTTTCTTGAATTACCAATGTATGTATTAAATCCAAGTTCAAATTTACTCCAATCAACGCCTTGTTTGTATTCATTATTTAACTCAACTGAGATAATAGAAACATCAATAATTACTTGTTTTTTTAGTCTTTTTTGCATTTCATCTATATATTTCTCGACACGCTTAAGTTGAGAAGGAGTGGCCGTAACAGTGATAAGTCCAGCATTTTGATTTATGATAGGATCAGGTGCTGTGATATGTTCGCTACTATTATTTAAAATAGCTTTGAGCTCAGCATCTAGTTTTTCCCAAAAGTCAAACCTTTCAGTAGTTTTTATAAGGTTGCTTGAGCCTTGGGAACTATCATCTTGGGAATTATCGCTACTACTTGAACCACTAGAAATTTCAGATGGAGTGGCATCCACCGAAGCTTGGGTGACAGCAGTTCCTTCTCTAATAGAGGTTATATAATCTAGTTTAAAAATTTGAGTTTTTAAAGATGAAATTTTTAATACATTATTTGAAAACTCGTAGCTTAAATTTTTCTCACTTAAAAGTAGGTCGAAAACTTCGCTAAGACTCATATTTCTGATATTAACACCAAAAACTTTATCTTTTAGCTCTGTTTTACTATAAGTGTCCTTTGCAACAATACTAAAGTTACACATCTCTGAAAGCTGATTTAATACATCTACTAGCGTAACATCATCTGAAATTTTCATATTAAAATTCTTGCTTAAACAACTACTTTCATTGGCACTAGCATAATTCATATTCAAGCAAATGAGTACACCCATTATTAATATTTTACTTAATCTTAATCTCAACATTTTTACTTCCATTTTTTAAAATTAGCTCTTGTTTTTCATCGCCTTTTACTAAAAAAACACTATTTCTAGTAATGTTGGCTATTTTGTAACCATCAACAATATCACCGACAGCATACCACTTGGAATCAATATTTGCTTTGTTTAATAAAATTGCTTTTAAACTAAGCCCTTTTGAAGCTTGAGTGATAATTGATAAATTTTGATCTGTTATCGTCTTGATAGGTTCTTGTTTAAAAGGATTTTTTATACTAGAAAGCTCAATATCGCTAAGACCGCTTCTTTTTTCCTTTATTTTTTCAAAAATTTTATCATAAGAGTTCATTTCCTCTTGAAGCTGATTAGCAAAAGCAATATTTAAAAATAAAAAAGCCAATAAAATTTTTATTTTCATTAGTATTTCATCCCCCAAACAGATATTGATATCTTAGCGCCAAGCTCTTTTTGGGTAGAATTTACATCCATTTTATGAAGATCAACTACTAGCTTCGATTCTTCAAGGCCATTTATATATGAAAGCATATCTTTAAAACCTCCCAAAAATGTCAAGTCAATATTTAAAATTTGCTCAATCTTTTGGAAATTTGGCTCTTTTATATCGCTTTTTAACTCTAAAATTTTTATATTATTTTGCTTTGCTAAAGATACGATGTTGTCTAAAAAATTTGCCCAATTTTGATCGTTAAATAATAAAAATGATAGTTCTTTTAGCTTTGAATCAAAAAGAGCATTAAATTTTAAAACACTAGAGTATTTGCCTTTAAGCGTTTCAAGTATTTTTGACTCTTCATTTATTTTAAAATTTTTATCCCCACTAGGTGAGCTGGTCGATCTTAAATAATCTCTTGTTCTTGAAAGGTCATTGCTAATTTTAGTATGCGAATTAAGTCTTTCATCATAAAAATCTTGCGACGGATCAAAGCAAAGCATATAAACAATATAAATAATAATTAAAGCTGAACCCAAAAAAATTATATTTGTTTCACTTTGTTTTTTTGCGTCAAAATACTTATCTATTTTACTTAAAACATCTTGTCTCATTGTCTAATCTCTATACTTATATTGCTTTCATACTCGTTGTTTTGCCTATCTTCTTTAATTTTTTTTGTATTTACTGAATATTTAGGCATCTTGCTAATATCTTTTATTAGCTGCGTAATCCTTTTTTCATTATCACTAACAACAGTTACTGTTAAATTTTTATCGTTATTTTTAATATTTGTTATAAAAACGCTATTGTTGTTTATCATATCGGTAATTTCAAAAAGATTTAAACCTTTCATTACGTAATGATCTTTTTTGTTTTCAATTTCTTGAAGCAACCATTTTCTAAAATTTAACTTCTCTTCCTCTTTGTCAGTTAATCCTTTTATATCATTTTGCTCTTTTTTTAGTCTTTCAAGAGTACTTCTTATTTGTGCTGCTTGTGCATTAAGCACATCAAGCTCATCGCTCAGCCTTTGCGAATCTGCCTCTAAAATACTACCAGCTATATAATTATAAAGAGGATAGGACATGCTTAGGCAAAAAGCAGCGGCACATGTCAGTATAAATTTACCGCTTTTTCTTCTTGTAAACGGATCAGGCCTAAGCAAATTTGAGAAGTTAAAATCAGCATTAAAGGCCTCTTTTTTATAAAAATTTGCATACAAAGCCATCATGTTATATCGTTCGCTAATGGCTAAATTTTTAGAATTTATTACAGTGCTTGTATTTAATTTCGTAGCATTTGTGCCAAGCTTTGTATTTATGAATTTCTCAAAACGCTCTATTTTATAGTCGCAGTCAATATAGATATTTTTTATATTTATGCTATAGATTCTATTAACAACATTTATCGTGTCATTTACGTAAAATATATAGTCCTCAAAAACAGTATTTAGATCGTAGCTAAAGCCTTCTTCATTGCTATCTAAAAGTCCTCTTGTCTTTAGGATGTCTAAAAAGCTTTCTAGGCTTACTCTTTCGCCGCTTTGCTCTATAAATTTATCTTTTAGATAATTTAGTGTGTATCTTAAACCTCTTGATGTAAGGTATTCCCCATTTACATAAATGCTTATAAATGCTTCATCGGCCCTAAATGTCAAAAAACAATCACTCTGAGTGCTAGGAAGTAAGCCTTTTTTATATATAGCACTATATAAAAGCGGCTCTACAACGACATAATCTATAAAAGGTACTCTTTTAGAAATATTTTTAAAAATTTTATTTATCGTTTCGTTTGTAGCAATAAAAACATTAAAAATTCTGTCTTCTTTTTCAACATTGCTTTCAAAATAAACTATTTTATAGTCAATCGCAGGATCAAGAGAGAGTTCTTCGTAAATTTTGATCGAGATATTGTTTTCAATATCCTCATCATCTATTGTTCTTGATATATTTATGGTAGCTGTTATTATATCTTTGTATTCGATATAAGATATAAAAAAGTCTCGCTTTAGAATATTCTTTGAAAGACTTAGCGTATCGACATTGCTATTAGAAAATCTAAAACCTTCATATTCATAAGGATCTAGAGTAACGATTGGATTATCGTTAATCTTTCTAAGCTTTAACATAAAAATTTACCTCATAATGCTCTAATTGGGCCGTATTTTAATATTTTTAAAATAAAAAATCAATAACCAATTATTTTATTAAGGCTCTTTTCTTCTTTACTCCAGCCTTTTTTAACGATTACATCGAGTTTCAAAAAGACCTTTGATCCGGTTAAATTTTGTATTAACTTTCTTGCAAAAATTCCTATTCGTTTTATCGTTTCACCATTTTTACCGATGATCATACTCTTATGAATATCACGCTCAGTGATGATACTTGCAAAAATTTCAGTTATGCCAGGTTTTTCTTTTACACTTTTTATGATTGCATCGCTAAGATATGGGATCTCATCGCTTAAATTTTCATATATCGCTTCTAGTATAAATTCCCTAAAAATTTCTTTTTCATTTGTTGAAGTAAGAAATTCCGGATCGTAAAAGTACTCATGCTCTGGCAAAAGCTTGCAAATCTCATCAAGAAGCGGCTTTTTATAGGTTGGCTGCTTGGTGCTAAAAGTAAGCAAAGCTGCAAATTTATCTTGAAATTTTTGATATTGGGTGATCTTTTCTAAGACTTTCGCATTTGAGCTCTCATCGACTTTTGTTAGCACTAAGATGTGTGGTTTTTCAGGATTTAGGGCTAAAAATTTCTCGTAGTCACTTGTGTCATCATGGATAGGCGCTAAAAATACGATGAGATCGCAGTCTCCCATCGATTTTATCGCTTGGCTAATTAGCAGTTGATTTATCGCTTTGTTGCTTTCATGAAGTCCTGGCGTGTCGGTGAAGATGATTTGATCTTCGCCGTTCATAACTATGCCATTTATCTTTCTGCGAGTTGCATTTTGTTTATGCGAGACGATGGCGATCTTTTCGTTCAATAAGGCATTTAAAAACGAGCTTTTGCCAGCATTTGTGCGTCCTATGATGCTAACAAAGCCTGATTTCAAAGTATATACCTCGCTAGGTCTTGATCCTCGACCACGTCTTTTAGGCGCTCTTTTACAAGCTCTTTTGTCACATTTATCTTCTCGCCGCTCTTTTCGCTAGCCTCAAAGCTAATATCTTCTATCACGCGCTCGATTACCGTATGAAGGCGTCTAGCACCGATGTCTTCCATCTTTTCATTTGCTGCGTGAGCGATCCTAGCTATCTCTTTTATCGCTTCATCGTCAAATTCTAGCTCGACATTTTCAGTTGAAAGAAGTGCGATGTATTGCTTTAAAAGCGAATTTTTTGGCTGAGTTAAAATTTGATAAAGCGCGTCTTCATCAAGGCTATCAAGCTCAACTCTTAGTGGAAAACGGCCTTGAAGCTCAGGGATGAGATCGCTTGGTTTGCTTATATGAAAGGCACCAGCAGCAATAAACAAAATGTGATCTGTCTTTAAATTTCCAAATTTAGTATTTACATTTGAGCCCTCAACGATCGGTAGTAAATCTCTTTGTACGCCTTCTTTACTAGGATCTTGCCTGTTTGAGCTACCTGAGCCAACGGCCACTTTATCGATCTCGTCTATAAAGATGATACCTTCGTTTTCAGCTCTTCTTAAAGCCTCAGTTTTTATGCTCTCAAGGTCTAAAATTTTATCATTTGCTTCGCTTTGAAGAGCTTTTTTAGCGTCTTTTACCTTCATCTCTTTTTTGATATTTTTGCCACCGATGCCAATTATCTTTATAAAGCTCTCTTGCATCTGCGCCATGTCAGGTGGCACGTTTGAGCCAGCTTCAAGCGGGTTTTGCTGTACCTCGATCTCGATACTTAGCTCGTCAAGCTCGCCGTTTCTTAGCCTATTTAGCATCTTTTCATAGCTCTTAGCGTACTCTGCTTGCTTCTCTTCGCTAGCACCTTTTGGAAGTGGTGGAAGTAGCTTTGAGACAATCTTTTCTTCGATGTAGGCGTTGATTTTGTCTTGGTTTTTCTCGCTTTGCTCGTTTTTTACGAGATTATATGATGCCATAGCAAGGTCTCTTACCATACTCTCAACATCACGGCCAACAAAGCCAACCTCAGTATATTTGCTAGCCTCAACCTTGATAAATGGCAGCCCCATCATCTTTGAAAGACGCCTTGCGATCTCAGTTTTACCAACGCCAGTTGAGCCGATCATCAAAATGTTTTTTGGCATGATGTCATCTTGCAGGCTTTTTTCAAGCTTCATGCGGCGGTAGCGGTTGCGAAGCGCGATCGCTATGATCT
This window of the Campylobacter concisus genome carries:
- the mshL gene encoding pilus (MSHA type) biogenesis protein MshL; this translates as MLRLRLSKILIMGVLICLNMNYASANESSCLSKNFNMKISDDVTLVDVLNQLSEMCNFSIVAKDTYSKTELKDKVFGVNIRNMSLSEVFDLLLSEKNLSYEFSNNVLKISSLKTQIFKLDYITSIREGTAVTQASVDATPSEISSGSSSSDNSQDDSSQGSSNLIKTTERFDFWEKLDAELKAILNNSSEHITAPDPIINQNAGLITVTATPSQLKRVEKYIDEMQKRLKKQVIIDVSIISVELNNEYKQGVDWSKFELGFNTYIGNSRNNPSSSATWTNKGNSLSDGFGRTLNIAANLNFSLDGMINFLETNGKTKVISSPKVTTLNNQQALISVGDNINYRVQQKTDNGNSNSDRLTTTYKQYSVFIGILLNLLPEVSDNNKIMLRINPSLSNFKYAEDDTRQNALREIAPDTVQKKLSTVVQVDSGDTIILGGLIGQTKGKNNTSVPLLSDIPLIGGVFKSTRDNIKTTELIFVITPHVVDFDKKKPLNQSLKDLGFSKTIYE
- a CDS encoding C4-dicarboxylate ABC transporter encodes the protein MLKLRKINDNPIVTLDPYEYEGFRFSNSNVDTLSLSKNILKRDFFISYIEYKDIITATINISRTIDDEDIENNISIKIYEELSLDPAIDYKIVYFESNVEKEDRIFNVFIATNETINKIFKNISKRVPFIDYVVVEPLLYSAIYKKGLLPSTQSDCFLTFRADEAFISIYVNGEYLTSRGLRYTLNYLKDKFIEQSGERVSLESFLDILKTRGLLDSNEEGFSYDLNTVFEDYIFYVNDTINVVNRIYSINIKNIYIDCDYKIERFEKFINTKLGTNATKLNTSTVINSKNLAISERYNMMALYANFYKKEAFNADFNFSNLLRPDPFTRRKSGKFILTCAAAFCLSMSYPLYNYIAGSILEADSQRLSDELDVLNAQAAQIRSTLERLKKEQNDIKGLTDKEEEKLNFRKWLLQEIENKKDHYVMKGLNLFEITDMINNNSVFITNIKNNDKNLTVTVVSDNEKRITQLIKDISKMPKYSVNTKKIKEDRQNNEYESNISIEIRQ
- the era gene encoding GTPase Era; this encodes MKSGFVSIIGRTNAGKSSFLNALLNEKIAIVSHKQNATRRKINGIVMNGEDQIIFTDTPGLHESNKAINQLLISQAIKSMGDCDLIVFLAPIHDDTSDYEKFLALNPEKPHILVLTKVDESSNAKVLEKITQYQKFQDKFAALLTFSTKQPTYKKPLLDEICKLLPEHEYFYDPEFLTSTNEKEIFREFILEAIYENLSDEIPYLSDAIIKSVKEKPGITEIFASIITERDIHKSMIIGKNGETIKRIGIFARKLIQNLTGSKVFLKLDVIVKKGWSKEEKSLNKIIGY
- the hslU gene encoding HslU--HslV peptidase ATPase subunit, with product MNLTPREIVKFLDDYVIGQKDAKKIIAIALRNRYRRMKLEKSLQDDIMPKNILMIGSTGVGKTEIARRLSKMMGLPFIKVEASKYTEVGFVGRDVESMVRDLAMASYNLVKNEQSEKNQDKINAYIEEKIVSKLLPPLPKGASEEKQAEYAKSYEKMLNRLRNGELDELSIEIEVQQNPLEAGSNVPPDMAQMQESFIKIIGIGGKNIKKEMKVKDAKKALQSEANDKILDLESIKTEALRRAENEGIIFIDEIDKVAVGSGSSNRQDPSKEGVQRDLLPIVEGSNVNTKFGNLKTDHILFIAAGAFHISKPSDLIPELQGRFPLRVELDSLDEDALYQILTQPKNSLLKQYIALLSTENVELEFDDEAIKEIARIAHAANEKMEDIGARRLHTVIERVIEDISFEASEKSGEKINVTKELVKERLKDVVEDQDLARYIL